From a single Brassica rapa cultivar Chiifu-401-42 chromosome A01, CAAS_Brap_v3.01, whole genome shotgun sequence genomic region:
- the LOC103849782 gene encoding LOW QUALITY PROTEIN: 30S ribosomal protein S10, chloroplastic (The sequence of the model RefSeq protein was modified relative to this genomic sequence to represent the inferred CDS: inserted 2 bases in 1 codon), with protein LLSPTPPLPHWLRGGRRRRRKIGSWFENSIAVSSVTSFIFPKSXTSSSSPTRQKLSLLSLYTLLLPFCVSLSDSSICLHKTMLGTHVLQNHYHVPSSSSINVDADKMAPKQKIRIKLRSYWVPLIEDSCKQILDAARNTNAKTMSPSPLPTKKRIYCVLKSPHVHKDARFHFEIRTHQRMIDILYPTAQTIDSLMQLDLPAGVDVEVNL; from the exons CTGCTATCTCCAACACCACCTCTGCCGCATTGGttgagaggaggaagaagaagaagaagaaagatcggTTCTTGGTTTGAGAATTCAATAGCGGTTTCTTCTGTAACTTCATTCATATTTCCCAAATC AACCTCTTCGTCTTCTCCTACCAGACAGAAACTCTCTCTGCTTTCATTGTACACACTCCTTCTTCCTTTCTGTGTCTCCCTCTCGGATTCGTCGATTTGTTTGCATAAGACAATGCTCGGAACACATGTGTTGCAGAATCATTACCAT GTTCCGAGCTCTTCCTCCATCAATGTAGACGCAGATAAG aTGGCGCCGAAGCAGAAGATTAGGATCAAGCTTAGATCATACTGGGTGCCTCTCATTGAGGACTCATGCAAGCAGATACTTGACGCTGCGAGGAACACCAATGCCAAGACTATGAGTCCTTCTCCATTGCCGACCAAGAAGCGTATCTACTGTGTTCTCAAGTCTCCCCACGTTCACAAGGATGCAAGGTTTCACTTTGAGATCCGGACTCACCAGCGGATGATTGATATTCTCTACCCTACTGCTCAAACCATCGACTCCTTGATGCAGCTGGATCTTCCTGCTGGTGTTGATGTGGAGGTGAATCTCTGA
- the LOC103849717 gene encoding ABC transporter C family member 6 — protein sequence MSQWPMKTSVQSQRGIILVNSLPHSPMENPLDFLLIQPMYLPLLSFFLNLVLLLILFGSWVYNKKVACENSDDFMAKRSTKMSSTFSKLVVMCCVSLSVFYSVLSLLSCVRWHSNVWTLFDLLLAALTWGAISMYLRGLYTDSHEQKLPYLLRVWWVLYVLLSCYRLVVDFVLYKKQELVSVHIVVSDLVGVCAGLLLCCSCLWKQGEGERNNLLEEPLLIENEVCDDEVTTPFSKAGFLSLVSFSWMSPLVTLGNEKIIDSKDVPQVDSSDRAENLFRVFRSKLEWDDGERRITTFKLVKALFLSVWRDILLSFIFAFVSTMSCYVAPYLMDSFVQYLNGQRQYKHQGYVLVTVFFVAKLVECQTRRHWYFRGGKAGLGMKAVLVSMIYEKGLTLPCHSKQGQGQTSGEIINLMAVDADRLDAFTWFMHDPWILVLQVSLALWILYNSLGHGSVAAFPAFILVMLANYPFAKLEDKFQSNLMKSKDNRMKKTSEVLLNMRILKLQGWEMKFLSKILDLRHVEAGWLKKFVYNSAAMSSVLLTAPSFISATAFGACVLLKIPLESGKILAALAIFQILQSPIYKLPETISMFVQVKVSLARIASFLCLDDLRNDVVERLTYSEMALEVRNGCFSWDDSSSIPTLREVSFEVSQGMNVAVCGTVGSGKSSLLSSILGEVPKISGTVKVYGRKAYVAQSPWIQSGKVEDNILFGKPMERDWYERVLEACCLNKDLELLPFHDQTVVGERGINLSGGQKQRIQIARALYQNADIYLFDDPFSAVDAHTGSHLFKEVILGILKDKTVIYVTHQVEFLPEADLILVMKEGKITQAGRYNEILDSGTDFMELVGAHTDALATVDTYEQGCDSSESTTNKEKEAPRDEEKLEKDSGKPRGGQLVQQEEREKGKVGFTVYKKYMALAYGGAVIPIILLVQILFQVLDIGSNYWMTWVTPVSKDVEPWVSGFTLILVYVVLAIASSLCILVRTLLVSMTGFKMATELFTQMHLRVFRASMSFFDVTPMGRILNRASTDQSVVDLSLPGQFAYVAVVAINILGIMGVMIHVAWQVLIIFIPVVAASSWYRQYYISAARELARLAGISRSPLVHHFSETLSGVTTIRSFDQEPRFLSDIMKLSDCLSRLAFHSTGATEWLCFRLELLATIAFALSLVIVVSAPDGTVNPSFAGLAITYALNLNNLQSNLVWTLCELENKMISVERMLQYIDIPSEPSLVIESTRPEKSWPSHGEITISNLQVRYGPHLPMVLHGLTCTFPGGLKTGIVGRTGCGKSTLIQTLFRIVEPTAGEIRIDGIDILTIGLHDLRSRLSIIPQDPTMFEGTVRSNLDPLEEYSDDQIWEALDKCQLGVEVRKKELKLDSPVSENGQNWSVGQRQLVCLGRVLLKSSKVLVLDEATASVDTATDNLIQETLRQHFADCTVITIAHRISSVIDSDMVLLLDQGLIKEHDSPARLLEDKSSSFSKLVAEYTTSSESKFSSSC from the exons ATGAGTCAGTGGCCTATGAAAACATCCGTCCAGTCACAAAGAGGGATCATTTTGGTCAACTCTCTCCCTCATTCTCCGATGGAAAATCCTCTCGATTTTCTTCTCATTCAGCCCATGTACTTACCTTTGCTCTCCTTTTTCTTGAATCTGGTGCTTCTACTAATTCTTTTTGGTTCATGGGTATACAACAAGAAGGTAGCTTGTGAGAACAGTGATGACTTCATGGCTAAAAGGTCTACAAAGATGTCTTCAACGTTTAGTAAGCTGGTTGTTATGTGCTGTGTGTCGTTATCTGTATTTTATTCTGTGCTCTCGCTGCTGAGCTGCGTTCGCTGGCATTCAAATGTGTGGACTCTCTTTGACCTTCTGTTGGCTGCGCTGACTTGGGGTGCCATCTCCATGTACCTTCGTGGACTATACACTGATTCTCATGAGCAAAAGTTACCATATTTGCTTAGAGTCTGGTGGGTTCTATATGTCTTGCTTTCTTGCTACCGTCTTGTGGTAGACTTCGTTCTATACAAGAAGCAAGAACTGGTGTCAGTTCACATCGTAGTGTCTGACTTAGTGGGCGTTTGCGCTGGCTTGCTTCTCTGTTGTTCGTGCTTGTGGAAGCAAGGAGAAGGTGAGAGGAACAACCTCCTAGAAGAACCGTTATTGATTGAGAATGAAGTCTGTGATGATGAGGTAACTACACCTTTCTCAAAAGCTGGGTTTCTAAGCCTCGTGAGTTTCTCTTGGATGAGTCCTTTGGTCACCTTAGGAAACGAGAAAATCATAGACAGCAAGGACGTTCCTCAAGTTGACAGCAGTGACAGAGCTGAGAACCTCTTTCGAGTATTCAGGAGTAAGCTTGAATGGGACGATGGTGAGAGAAGGATCACCACGTTTAAGCTTGTCAAAGCACTCTTCCTCTCAGTATGGCGAGACATTCTCTTGTCATTCATCTTTGCTTTTGTCTCCACGATGTCTTGCTACGTTGCGCCGTATCTCATGGACAGTTTTGTTCAGTACCTGAACGGTCAAAGGCAATATAAACACCAAGGGTACGTTTTAGTGACGGTTTTCTTCGTCGCCAAGCTTGTGGAATGCCAAACCCGGAGGCATTGGTACTTCAGGGGAGGCAAAGCTGGACTTGGGATGAAAGCTGTCCTGGTCTCAATGATCTACGAGAAGGGCTTGACCCTTCCATGTCATTCAAAGCAAGGACAAGGACAAACTAGTGGCGAGATTATAAACCTCATGGCGGTAGATGCTGACAGGCTAGATGCTTTCACTTGGTTTATGCATGATCCGTGGATACTTGTTCTACAAGTTAGTTTGGCGTTATGGATCTTGTACAATAGCCTCGGACACGGATCAGTTGCAGCTTTCCCGGCCTTTATTTTAGTTATGCTTGCAAACTATCCCTTTGCGAAGCTGGAAGATAAGTTCCAGAGCAATCTGATGAAGTCCAAAGACAACAGGATGAAGAAAACATCGGAGGTGTTACTGAACATGAGGATTCTCAAGCTTCAGGGGTGGGAGATGAAGTTCCTTTCCAAGATTCTTGACCTTAGACACGTCGAAGCAGGCTGGCTCAAGAAGTTTGTGTATAACTCAGCCGCTATGAGCTCTGTTCTGTTGACCGCGCCTTCTTTCATATCCGCAACAGCTTTTGGCGCTTGTGTGTTGCTCAAGATTCCTCTTGAATCAGGGAAGATACTGGCGGCCCTTGCGATTTTCCAGATTCTGCAGAGTCCAATCTACAAACTTCCTGAGACCATCTCGATGTTTGTTCAGGTTAAGGTGTCTCTCGCCAGGATTGCATCTTTTCTCTGTCTGGATGATTTGCGGAATGATGTTGTGGAGAGACTTACTTATTCAGAGATGGCTCTTGAAGTTAGAAATGGTTGTTTCTCTTGGGATGACTCTTCCTCAATCCCAACATTGAGAGAAGTGAGTTTTGAAGTGTCTCAAGGGATGAATGTAGCTGTTTGTGGTACCGTTGGCTCGGGTAAATCAAGCTTACTCTCATCCATACTAGGCGAAGTCCCCAAAATATCTGGAACCGTTAAGGTTTATGGAAGAAAGGCATACGTTGCACAGTCTCCTTGGATCCAAAGCGGCAAGGTGGAGGATAATATTCTGTTTGGTAAGCCAATGGAAAGAGATTGGTACGAGAGAGTGCTTGAAGCATGCTGTTTGAACAAGGACTTGGAGTTGCTTCCGTTCCATGACCAGACGGTGGTTGGGGAAAGGGGTATCAATCTAAGCGGTGGACAGAAGCAGCGTATACAAATCGCTCGCGCTCTCTACCAAAACGcagatatttatttgtttgacgACCCTTTTAGTGCAGTAGACGCTCATACAGGATCACATCTCTTCAAG GAAGTCATTTTGGGGATTCTGAAAGACAAGACAGTCATATACGTCACTCATCAAGTTGAATTTCTGCCTGAAGCTGATCTTATACTG GTTATGAAAGAAGGAAAGATAACTCAAGCAGGGAGATACAATGAAATTCTCGATTCAGGAACAGACTTCATGGAGCTTGTGGGAGCTCACACTGACGCCTTAGCAACTGTTGATACATATGAACAAGGCTGTGATTCATCAGAATCAActacaaacaaagaaaaagaagcaCCCAGGGATGAAGAAAAGCTAGAGAAAGATTCGGGTAAGCCAAGAGGTGGACAACTAGTCCAACAAGAGGAAAGGGAGAAGGGGAAAGTTGGGTTCACTGTATACAAAAAATACATGGCACTAGCATACGGAGGAGCAGTGATTCCTATTATATTGCTGGTACAGATTCTCTTCCAGGTTCTAGACATTGGGAGCAACTACTGGATGACATGGGTGACTCCTGTTTCCAAGGATGTTGAACCTTGGGTGAGCGGGTTTACGTTGATTCTAGTCTATGTCGTTCTAGCCATCGCGAGCTCCTTGTGCATACTCGTCAGAACATTGTTGGTATCGATGACTGGTTTCAAGATGGCTACTGAACTCTTCACACAAATGCATCTCCGCGTTTTTCGTGCTTCCATGTCTTTCTTTGATGTCACACCAATGGGAAGAATCTTGAATAGA GCTTCTACAGACCAAAGTGTAGTGGACCTGAGTTTACCGGGTCAATTTGCATATGTTGCTGTTGTTGCTATTAACATTTTGGGGATAATGGGAGTGATGATACATGTGGCTTGGCAGGTCCTTATCATCTTCATCCCTGTCGTCGCTGCAAGTTCCTGGTACCGG CAATATTACATATCTGCGGCTAGGGAACTCGCGAGACTAGCTGGAATAAGCAGATCGCCTTTGGTGCATCATTTTTCAGAAACACTCTCAGGGGTAACAACTATCAGAAGCTTTGATCAAGAACCGAGGTTCCTTAGTGACATTATGAAACTCAGCGATTGTCTTTCTCGGCTGGCGTTTCATTCAACTGGTGCAACGGAATGGCTCTGCTTCCGCCTTGAACTCTTAGCCACTATCGCATTTGCGCTATCACTTGTTATCGTTGTTTCTGCTCCTGATGGGACAGTTAATCCAA GCTTTGCAGGATTGGCTATTACATATGCACTCAATCTAAACAACCTGCAATCAAACTTGGTATGGACGCTTTGTGAGCTCGAGAACAAAATGATATCCGTGGAGAGAATGCTTCAGTACATAGACATCCCTAGCGAACCGTCTCTGGTGATTGAATCAACTCGGCCTGAGAAGTCATGGCCTTCTCACGGAGAGATTACCATTAGTAATCTCCAGGTGCGGTATGGACCGCATTTGCCTATGGTCCTGCATGGACTGACGTGTACTTTCCCTGGAGGTTTAAAAACAGGAATCGTTGGAAGAACAGGATGTGGCAAGTCCACTCTGATTCAAACCCTTTTCAGGATTGTGGAGCCAACGGCCGGAGAGATCAGAATCGATGGGATAGATATCTTGACCATTGGGTTGCATGACTTGCGTTCTAGACTGAGTATCATACCTCAAGATCCGACCATGTTTGAAGGCACGGTTCGTAGCAACTTGGACCCTCTTGAGGAATACAGTGATGACCAAATCTGGGAGGCGCTCGACAAGTGTCAGCTCGGGGTTGAAGTGAGGAAGAAAGAGCTGAAACTAGATTCTCCTGTTAGCGAGAATGGACAGAACTGGAGTGTTGGTCAGAGACAGCTGGTGTGCCTGGGAAGAGTCTTGCTCAAGAGTAGCAAAGTGTTGGTTCTTGATGAAGCCACTGCTTCTGTAGATACTGCGACTGATAATCTGATACAGGAGACTCTGAGGCAACACTTTGCGGATTGTACGGTGATAACAATCGCACACAGGATATCATCTGTTATAGACAGCGATATGGTCTTGCTCCTAGACCAAG GGCTTATCAAGGAACATGATTCACCGGCGAGATTGCTTGAAGACAAGTCTTCTTCGTTCTCAAAGCTTGTGGCAGAGTATACAACGAGTTCGGAATCCAAATTCAGCAGCAGCTGTTAG
- the LOC108870588 gene encoding LOW QUALITY PROTEIN: uncharacterized protein LOC108870588 (The sequence of the model RefSeq protein was modified relative to this genomic sequence to represent the inferred CDS: substituted 2 bases at 2 genomic stop codons), with translation MKYLENNQKLKKLIGNFFGFHGFTQPQSLNILKKRXLLLLXQILIITTLVTVYVISRANEELMMQQCVNPHPHQQHFQFCVEAPPESKAAAALRQCGLGYATKRGVRETDAYLIARDYDKAAYDVSMTVEAPLVSCLVSLMTLEFNMPSSYHTEVYLASTQALLKIIDRF, from the exons ATGAAATATTTGGAGAATAATCAAAAGTTGAAGAAg TTGATTGGCAATTTTTTTGGCTTTCATGGCTTTACACAACCACAAAGCCTCAACATCCTAAAAAAAAGATGACTTCTTCTCTTATAGCAAATTCTCATCATCACCACACTTGTAACAGTATACGTGATCTCCAGAGCAAACGAAGAGCTAATGATGCAACAATGCGTCAACCCTCACCCTCACCAACAGCACTTCCAGTTTTGCGTTGAAGCACCACCGGAATCCAAGGCTGCAGCCGCGTTGAGACAGTGTGGTTTGGGTTATGCGACGAAGCGTGGCGTGAGAGAAACCGACGCTTACTTGATAGCTAGAGACTATGACAAGGCTGCGTATGACGTCAGCATGACGGTGGAGGCTCCTCTAGTTTCGTGCCTCGTCAGTCTCATGACACTTGAATTCAATATGCCCTCAAGTTACCATACGGAGGTTTACTTGGCGTCGACTCAAGCTTTGCTCAAGATCATTGATCGCTTCTAg